In Streptomyces thermolilacinus SPC6, a single genomic region encodes these proteins:
- a CDS encoding alpha/beta fold hydrolase: protein MFDGFTLASREGDGATLRVRFGGSGPAVLLLHGHPRTHATWHRVAPLLAAAGRTVVCPDLRGYGRSSKPPTDADHRPYSKRAMAADCLAVMRGLGHERFAVVGHDRGAYVATRLALDHPRAVSALSVLDAVPIGEALRRCDATFAASWWHWFFLGQSAKPAERVINADPDAWYQGTPQQMGAAAYEDYRRAIHDPATVHAMCEDYRAGLGIDRAHDDADRRAGRRVTCPVQVLWATRDDMADLYGEVLGVWRDWAGARLEGGPIESGHHIAEDAPEALVRALTGFWGTGGVRPT from the coding sequence ATGTTCGACGGCTTCACACTGGCCAGTCGCGAGGGCGACGGGGCGACGCTGCGCGTCAGGTTCGGCGGCAGCGGCCCGGCGGTGCTGCTTCTGCACGGCCATCCGCGCACGCACGCGACGTGGCACCGCGTTGCCCCGCTCCTGGCCGCCGCGGGCCGTACGGTGGTCTGCCCCGACCTGCGCGGCTACGGCCGGTCGTCCAAACCCCCGACCGACGCGGACCACCGCCCGTACTCCAAACGCGCCATGGCGGCGGACTGCCTGGCCGTGATGCGCGGGCTCGGGCACGAGCGCTTCGCCGTCGTCGGTCACGACCGGGGCGCGTACGTCGCCACCCGCCTCGCCCTGGACCATCCGCGGGCCGTCTCCGCGCTGAGCGTGCTCGACGCCGTGCCCATCGGTGAGGCGCTGCGGCGCTGCGACGCGACGTTCGCCGCGAGCTGGTGGCACTGGTTCTTCCTCGGACAGAGCGCCAAGCCCGCCGAGCGGGTCATCAACGCCGACCCGGACGCCTGGTACCAGGGCACCCCTCAGCAGATGGGCGCCGCGGCGTACGAGGACTACCGTCGCGCCATCCACGATCCGGCCACCGTGCACGCCATGTGCGAGGACTACCGGGCCGGGCTCGGCATCGACCGCGCGCACGACGACGCCGACCGCCGGGCCGGGCGGCGCGTCACCTGCCCCGTGCAAGTCCTGTGGGCCACCCGCGACGACATGGCCGACCTCTACGGCGAGGTGCTGGGCGTGTGGCGCGACTGGGCGGGGGCCCGGCTGGAAGGCGGCCCGATCGAATCCGGCCACCACATCGCGGAGGACGCTCCCGAGGCCCTCGTCCGGGCCCTTACCGGGTTCTGGGGGACCGGAGGGGTACGGCCGACGTGA